The Komagataeibacter sp. FNDCR2 nucleotide sequence GCGCCCCGCCTTCTTGCACCGGCGCATGGCGCTTTCGGCATGACTGAGCAGGGACTGACCATCAGGACCGTTTTCAGGGAAGATGCTGATCCCGATGCCCAGCGATACAACCAGCAGGTTCCCCGCGATCTCGACCGGCTCCTGCATGCCCTTGATCAGACGGTCCGCGAAGATCACGGCGCGCGCCTCATTGGTGTCGGGCAGCACGATGACGAATTCGTCCGCCCCCGAGCGGCTGAGGATATAATTGGAGCGCGACAGGGTCTTGAGCCGCTGGGCAATGGCCTTGAGAAAGGCATCGCCGTTCATGTGGCCCAATGTGTCGTTAATATCGCGGAAGCGGTCGATATCGACCATGAAGATCGCGAAATTATTATCCCCCGGCAGGTCGATCATCGACCTGATGACCTTGTGAACGGCGGAACGGTTGAGGAACCCGGTCAGCGAATCATAATTCGCGAGCTGCGAGATATGCTGTTGCGCCTCATAATTCTCGATCACCACGCCGCAGAACGAGACGGAGCCGGTCACGATCTTCTGTGGCCAGTCGCTCAGTTGGTACTGATTGCGTGAATAGAGGGCGAAAATGCCCGATATCCGGCCATTGCGTGACTTGATGGCCGAAGCCCAGCAGTTATGCAGACCCAGCGAAATGCCAAGCGAACTGTAGCTGTCCCACACGATGCGCCCCACCGCCAGCGGATCGCGGGCGATGGTGGCAAGATCATCCTCGCTCAGCACCACATTCTCAAGGGCCGTGGCGTAATGGCGCGGCAGGCCCGGACCCGACAGGATGCGCAGGCGGTTGTTATCACCCAGCAGGATGATGACCGCCACCGTGTTCGGTACGAAGCTTTCCACCTCACGGCAGACCAGATCGGCCACATCCGGGATCACCATGTCGTTCGAAATGGCTTCGAACACCGTATTCTGCAGGTCGTGCAGCTTGCGGCGGTGGCTTTCCTCGGTCACGCCCTTCATGATGGCCATGTAGTAGCGTTTCTTATCCGGCCCCAGCACGGCGGTCGAGATCGACATTTCGCCCGAAATGTGGTCTCCGGCCTTGTTCTCGAAGGTCACCTCGCGCGATGTGCCGACAATCCGGTCCTTGCCGGTCTCGCGGTTCCTGTCGATATAGCTGTCATGCTCATGGCGATAGACCGAGGGCACAAGGCGGTTGACATTCTCGCCCAGCACTTCGCTTTCGGTATAGCCCCACAGCTTTTCCGCCGCCGGATTGAAGAAAACCACCTCGTTACGCTCATTGATGATCACAACGCCATCAGTGGCCTGCTCAAGCAGTTCAAGGCTGACATCCGCCGTCATCCCCAGTTCCCGGCCTGCGCGCTTTCTGTCCTTCCTCCTGGGTGTTTCGGGCGGCGTGGTCGCGTCCTCATACTGCTTCATAGGATTCCAGAGCTCTCAAATCGCGGAACAAAATAGGCGGAAGAATAAAATCGGCGGCTTTTCTGCCCGGCAAGGCCGCGCGGGGAGTCCGCCGCACCCACGGGACGGGCCGCCAGGGCCACGATGCCATTGCCGGGGGGGCCGATCAGGTAACCCTGCCCTTCATCGCACCCTTCGGAATAGGCCAGGGCCAACTGGTCGCCCGTTTCGATTCCCTGAACCAGAACCGACATATGCAGGACATGACCGGCGATTGTCACGGCACGGACCAGTTCCGCCACTTTCGGGTCGGTCGCGACCTGCTGCATGACCAGACGGTCAAGCTTGATCTTGTCAAACGGGAAATCACACAATGCGGAGAGGACGGACCCCTTCCCGCCAAACTGGTCCAGCGCGAAACGGACGCCAAGGGCATGCACCTTCTGCGCCATGCCCAGCGCGCGCACCCGGTCGCGCTGCACGGTTTCCTCCGTGATCTCGATGACAAGGCGGCTGGCCGGCAGCCCCGTGCGCGCAAGAACCGCCTTCACGGTCCCGGCAAAGCCGGGTTCGAGAAACTGCGAGGCCGACATGTTGACCGCGACGCAGATATTGCCTTCCCACCCGGCGGCCGTCCGGCAGGCCTGCTCCAGCACCCATTCGCCAAGCTGGATGATCAGGCCGTTCTCATCGGCCAGGTCAAGGATTTCCAGTGGGGGAACATGGCCACGGGTGGGATGGTCCCACCGCAGAAGCGCCTCGTAACCCGAGACCTCGCCGGTCGCGACCACGGTCTGGACCTGATAGTGCAGGGAAAGCTGGCGCGTCGCCATGGCCTGTTTCAGATCGTCGCCCAACGCGCGGCGTTCACGTATGTTCTGGTCGAGCGAGCTTTCGTAAAACCATACGGTCTGGTGCAGGTCGTTCTTGGCGCGGTACATCGCCATGTCGGCACGCGAGATCAGGGTTTCGCTGTCTGTCGCATCAATGGGGTAAACCGCCACGCCGATGCTGCCCCCGCTCGTGACCATATAGTCGGCAATCGGGATGGGCTGGTTCAATGCCTGCTGGATACGCGCGACAAAACCATGCAGTTCGCTGTCATCCACCATGCGGTGGAGGGCGACGAATTCATCCCCCCCAGACGGGCGACGAACTCCCCCTCCCCCAGCAGCGCGCGGAACCGTTCCGCCAGGGTGACCAGAACGGTATCGCCCGCGGCATGGCCACGGGTATCGTTGATCTCCTTGAACTTGTTGAGATCGATGCCGATGATGGCGAAGGGCCTGTCGTTCTGGTCGGTCCGGGACACTTCCTCGGCCAGCCGCTCGTTGAAGCTTATGCGGTTGGGCAGTCCGGTCAGCGCGTCCGACATCGCCATGCGATGCAGTTCACCATATGATTCCCGGCGCAGGCTGCCATCAATGATATAGCTGGCGATGCCGGTAATGATGGTCAGCAGCGAACCGCCCAGCACCGCGAAGCCGATCATCTGGAACTGCTGGTTGTCGTGCATCATGGCCATGGAGGGCCGCATGACGACATGCATGGCCGCCATGCCGGTAAAATGCAGCCCCGCCACCGCGCCGGACATCGCCAGCGTCATTTCAATCTCGCGCCGCAGGGTGCCGGGTTGCAGCGCCAGCTTCAGCGCCACGGCGGACAGCCCGACCCCGATCAGGATGGACAGCGCCACGAGCGGCATGTTCCACGCCACCGGCGCATCCAGCCGGTAGGCCTCCATGCCGGTGTAATGCATGCCCGCGATGCCCAGCCCCAGGATCGCCCCCCCGATCAGGCAGCCGCCACGTCCGCACAGCCTGATGGCCGCCGCCACCGCGCAGGGTATGGCCACAAAAATAACCAGCAGCGATAGCGCGGTCCTGATCGGGGCGAGATGCCCCGCCGCGCTGGAATGATAGGCCAGCATGCTGGCGAAATGTGTGCACCAGACAAAGGTGGAGCCGGCCACGGCCGCCATCAGGTACCACCCGACACGCTGGCCGCCATGCGTTTCGGATATACGGGCAACCAGCCGCATGGTCACCCACGCGCCCGTTATACAGACAATAAATGCACCGATCAAAAGGAAGGGGCTGTAGACCTTCAGTTCATAGACAGGATTGCTCATAGATTCCATTTTGAACGATCAATACCATCCGATTACTGACAGAACACAGGTATATAACTGGCTCCACATGCAGGAATGCGGAAAAAACATCTGGCATCAACCGCGCACAGCAGGGGCGTTCCAATAAGTTGATCAGCGGATTATTTGCGTTGGCTGATATTAAACCAACAATAATAAACACCTAAATGAGATGCAACAGAAAACATACATGTATGTTTTCTATATATCCCCGCGCTCAATCCCAATTATGTGAATATGCAAATGACCCTGCCTATATGACTGACAGGACGGGATAAATTACCTATTATAGGTTTGTATTCCTACTCTATACTTTATAACACACCGTCCCTCGCCGGTCCATTCGCGGTTTCCGGTTACAATACTCAATAGGTATATCGTCCACCCTTACGGTAACATGCGCTGAAAAACCTGATCACGACAGAACAGAAGATGGTAAAACCCGGCGCAGGCATGAAACAGCGCCACCCAGAACAGCATCCACGCACCCCAGTGATGGAGCCACGAAAAAAAGTGGTGTGTTTCATGCGTCATGGCAGGAAACGGGGAATTGATGGGCACGCCAAAGGCGATCACGGGGTGCCCGCTGGACCAGCGTGCCATGTAGCCAAGCGCGATCTCGGCCGCCAGCAGCACATAAAGCAGGTGATGGACGCCACGCGCGGCCCGGTCCTGAACCGTCACGGCGGGGAAACGGATCGCCCGTCCCCCCGTCACCCCCCAGGCCACGCGCGTAATGAACACGGCGGCCAGCAAGACCCCCAGCGATGTATGCGTCACCACCATGAAAGGCCGGAGTGCCGCGGTGCGCGCCATGAAATGCCAGCCGATCTGGCCCACGACAAACTGCTCGACCACCAGCGCAGCCGTGATCCAGTGCAGCCAGCGGGTCTCCCAGCTGTAATGGGTCGGTGCGGGGGACGCGATGGGAGAAATTACGCTCATTCCGATCACCTATACTCCACGAAACCAGATCGCCAGGGCCGGGAAGAACGCGCGACATCCGGAACCAGCCATATTGTTGCAAAAACCGCCCTATCTGACCATCCGGTTTCTCACCCATGCCCGCGCGGCGTGGGCCATTGCGCATGCAGCACCCCGGTCCATGCGGCCCGACCTGCCACGCGGCAGGCGCGCAGGTGCCATGGCCCCATGGAACATCATGCCCGGCATGCGGTTGTCATGACACCGAACGGAGCGCACAGTCTGCCCAGTCCGCCCCGGTAGATGTCTTGATGGAGAATGAGAGATGACCACGCTCGCCACCCTTCCGCTGACGCAGATGATCGTGGTGCCCGACCTGCTGGCAGCAAAAGTCGGGACCGTGATGCTGGCCTCGGAAATTTCGCGCGATGACCAGAAACTCGTCATCCGCAGCCGCCTCGTATCGAACGAGGGGATCCGGCCCGGCCTGATCCTGATGACATCGAGCATGCGCGGCTATTTCGCCCCGGATCAGGACTGCACGGAATTCGTGCGCACCGCCATTGACGTGACGGAAGTCATGCCGCCGTTGCTGGTCAAGATCGTGCCGGGCTTTCGCTATAAATATGACGCGGTCGTGCGGGGCGACATCTGGCAGCTCAAGGACGACGCGGGCAACCAGTTCGCCGGGCTCGCCATCGGGTCGGACGAGGAAGAGAGCAAGGTTTACGGCTACGCCCGCATCGAGGGCGGGCGGATTGGCGATATCATCCCCGCCACCCGCGTCGCCTATCTGGGCCAGCTCGATTTCGGGGCCGGTCCCGTCTCGCCCACGCTGGGCTAGGAACGATGCCCCTCATCCCCCACCACAGGGGGGATGAGGGGGACGATGGTCAGGCCGCGCCGGGCTGGCTTTCCAGCATGGCGGAGTTGGGCGTGCGCTTGAGGAAGAAGCGCAGGAAACGCGCGAGGTTGGGCGCAAGCTTGGGCCGCAGCAGGCGCGCGTCGTACCCGGCGAAACGGCGCTCGTTCTCGATCAGGCACATGTCGAGCATGTCACGCAGGGGAACATCGACATTGGCGACGTCCTTGGTGCCATTCACGGTGAAGTTGTTGTCCTGCTGGTGCTTGTTCCCGTCCGCATCGAAGGTCGTGACCATGCCGATGCGCTCATAAAGCAGGAACATCCATACGCCCAGCACCCGCATCTCGAACCACGGGCGACGCCACAGCGGCAGGGTCGCGCGGTACCAGGCCAGCCAGTTGGCGAACAGCAGGATGTGACGGCATTCTTCCTGCATGACCGGCTCGAACGTCTCGATCAGCGCGGGCGGGAAGAAAGCGGATTTCCGGGCGATGGCGAACAGGCCGAAGGCGAAGAAGCTGTCCACGCATTCCGAAAAGCCGGTGACCATGTAGGCCCATTCCACATCGCGCGGTTCGATGTACGGTGGTTCGGACGCCAGCGGGATGCCGTAGGCTGCGACCATGTTGGCCAGAACCTCCTTATGGCGGTTCTCCTCCCATGCATTGCGTGAGAGGGCGTCCTTCATGTCGGGGTCTTCGACCAGGCGGGCATAGGCGGCCATGCGCAGCCGGGCCTTGCCTTCCGTCTGCACCGCGATGTCCCACACCGGCAGGGAGGTGACGCGCCGGAGCGTATCGGGATCCAGCTTCGGCCATTCGATGACCGAGGGCTTGTAGGGGTTGAAGGTGTCGCGGAACATGTCCGCAACCGCCTTTTTATGCTCCGCCGATCCGGGCTTGAGCGGGCCGGGCACGGGGCTGGACCAGTGGCGGGCGTTAAAATCGGCCTGCGCCACCGCATCCGGCGTGGCGGCACCCGGGTCCTGGGCTTCAGGCAGGCTGGTATAGATTTCAGAAAGTGATTTCGTCATATCGGCTCGCTGCTCGGAACGGTGTCACGTGGTACGCCGGCCGATGGGGCATTTATCGAAACAGCCTGACATCCCATTGCCGGTCCACTTATCATAATCAACAAGAAGTGCAGAACTGTTATCTGGAATTTAAGGGAGCCGCCAGAGGCGGCTCCCCCAAACGGAACGCCAGATATTATGAACGTGCCGAAACCTGCGCTTTGCCCTGGATCAATGAAGATCCGAGATTTTGTCGATTACGCGCGTCACCAGCCCGTATTCGATGCCCTCGGCGGCGGACATCCAGTAGTTGCGGTCCGTATCCTTGCGCACCTTGTCGTAAGGCTGGCCCGTCACATCGGCGAACAGCCGGTTGAGACGCTCGCGCATCTTGATGATTTCCCGCGCCTCGATATCGATATCGGTGGCGGGACCGCGCACGCCGCCCATGGGCTGGTGCAGCAGGAAGCGGGTGTTGGGCAGGCAGAAGCGCCGGTCCTTGTGGCCCGCCGCGAAAATAAGCGCGCCAGCGGAGGCGACCCACCCGGTTCCGATCATGTTGACCGGGGCGATCGAATCGACAAAGCGGATCATGTCGTGGATCGTGTCACCACTTTCGACATGGCCGCCGGGTGAGTTCACGTACACATCGATCGGCTTGTCCGACGTACCGGCCAGCGCGAGCAGGCGGCCGGTCACGTCACGGGCGATCTTGTCGTTGATCGGGCCGAACACCAGCACCTTGCGCTGGTCGAACAGGCGGCTTTCCAGCTCCCCTATGGGGGAGGAGAGGGTACGGTTGCGATCCGGTTCCTCGGTTTCCGGGCCCTGGGGTTCGGGGATATCGGGATCTCTCGGATCTTCGTCATCCATGCGGACACGGTGTTTCGGCTGCATGCCGTTCATCGGGTTCTCCCTTTTCTCCGGGACTGGCCTAGTCATGCCCTTATCCTGCGCCGCCTTGCGTCCGGTGCCAAGTCCCGACCTGACAATCCGGGCGCGGCAACCCCGGCGGCGGGCGCCAGCCCCCCCTCGCTAAGATCGGCATTGCGGGTTAGTTTGCCCCGGCCATGTCGTATTCAGGGCCGCAAAGGGCCACGGGAGCTAGAGATTGGAAAAACCGGCGCCATCACCAAGTCCGGAAAGATTTTTTTTTCCACCCCCCGGATTCGCCCCCGCCATCCGGGGCGTGCTGCTGGCCGTGATCGTGACGGGCGCGACCGGTTGCGCGCACCATCAGGACACGGTTGATACCGTAACCGACTGGTACCACGCGTATCAGGGCGGCGTGATCGGCCAGCAGCGGCCACCGCCGCCCGGCGCGCACCAGCCCTATCCCAAAATCGGGCTTGGCCCGCACAAGGCGCCCGAACTCCCCTCGCCCGACCTGCGTGAGGATATTACCACCGACCTCGAGGCCCAGCACGAACTCGGCCAGCGCCAGGACGCGATCATGGGGACCATGCCCTCGATCGCGGATATCCCGCCCGTACCCAGGCTTAAGGGCGGCGGCGCGCAGTCCGCATCGCTCCGGGCGGCGGATGGCGCGCCTTCGGGGGATGGTGCCGCCGCGCCGCCCACCACCGGCAGCGGCACCCGCAACCCGCCGGGCATGACCCATCAGGCCGCCCCCGTACGGGACAGCAGGGGGCAACTGGTCATGCCCGAGATCACCACCACCGTGCCCGACCAGCCCGAGGCCATACCCGCCAACCTGCCGCAGATGGCCGACGCACCGCCCGCCCTGCCCGCCATCGCCGGGATCAGCCTGCCGGACAACGCGCAGCGCGATGGCATGGACCTGCCATCCTATAACCTCGCCACGCCCGACGATGGCGATGAGATACGCTTCCTGTCCGGGTCGGACCAGATCGAACCGGGGGAGGAGGATGTGGTCAATTCCATCGTGAACGGGCGCGGCAACCGCTTCGTGATCGTGAACGGATATGGCAACGCCGCGACCGCCACGGCGGAAGGTCAGGCCACGGCGCTGAACCTGGCCCTGCTGCGCACGCGCACCCTGACCCGCCTGCTTATGGCGCGCGGGGTGCCCGCCACGCGCATTGCGGTACGCGCCCATGCCTTTGGCAATGGTGCAAGACTTGCCATCGTGCGCTAGAGTGTCGTGGCAGTCACGCCGCGCGCGGGCTGTCACGACCTGATTTTTCAACCCGGCGCACAGCTTCGCGCCCTCAACAGAGCGTCCCATGACCGAAGAATTCCATCGTATCCGCCGGCTGCCGCCCTATGTCTTCGCCGAAGTCAACAAGGCCA carries:
- a CDS encoding EAL domain-containing protein — encoded protein: MTADVSLELLEQATDGVVIINERNEVVFFNPAAEKLWGYTESEVLGENVNRLVPSVYRHEHDSYIDRNRETGKDRIVGTSREVTFENKAGDHISGEMSISTAVLGPDKKRYYMAIMKGVTEESHRRKLHDLQNTVFEAISNDMVIPDVADLVCREVESFVPNTVAVIILLGDNNRLRILSGPGLPRHYATALENVVLSEDDLATIARDPLAVGRIVWDSYSSLGISLGLHNCWASAIKSRNGRISGIFALYSRNQYQLSDWPQKIVTGSVSFCGVVIENYEAQQHISQLANYDSLTGFLNRSAVHKVIRSMIDLPGDNNFAIFMVDIDRFRDINDTLGHMNGDAFLKAIAQRLKTLSRSNYILSRSGADEFVIVLPDTNEARAVIFADRLIKGMQEPVEIAGNLLVVSLGIGISIFPENGPDGQSLLSHAESAMRRCKKAGRGGYCVSSTADNRAAEDRLLLGSALRDSLARGLLNLHYQPQVDIRTNKLYGAEALSRWNHPTLGNIYPSRFIAVAEDTGQIETIGAWSLEEAVSQIVRWDGEGLYVPAVSVNLSAVHFCNRDLPVLIERILREHGVEPRRLTVEITESVMMGENEETMKGLAAIRSLGVGLSMDDFGTGYSSLSRLTRLPLTEIKIDRSFIMNLEQDANAQAVTTAVIGIGNRLNMTVVTEGVETEEQLKLLQGLNCDVAQGYLFARPMTPQDMLAWSRQPHPWRPDPLPTSQP
- a CDS encoding EAL domain-containing protein; this encodes MAMYRAKNDLHQTVWFYESSLDQNIRERRALGDDLKQAMATRQLSLHYQVQTVVATGEVSGYEALLRWDHPTRGHVPPLEILDLADENGLIIQLGEWVLEQACRTAAGWEGNICVAVNMSASQFLEPGFAGTVKAVLARTGLPASRLVIEITEETVQRDRVRALGMAQKVHALGVRFALDQFGGKGSVLSALCDFPFDKIKLDRLVMQQVATDPKVAELVRAVTIAGHVLHMSVLVQGIETGDQLALAYSEGCDEGQGYLIGPPGNGIVALAARPVGAADSPRGLAGQKSRRFYSSAYFVPRFESSGIL
- a CDS encoding cytochrome b, whose translation is MSVISPIASPAPTHYSWETRWLHWITAALVVEQFVVGQIGWHFMARTAALRPFMVVTHTSLGVLLAAVFITRVAWGVTGGRAIRFPAVTVQDRAARGVHHLLYVLLAAEIALGYMARWSSGHPVIAFGVPINSPFPAMTHETHHFFSWLHHWGAWMLFWVALFHACAGFYHLLFCRDQVFQRMLP
- a CDS encoding ferritin-like domain-containing protein — translated: MTKSLSEIYTSLPEAQDPGAATPDAVAQADFNARHWSSPVPGPLKPGSAEHKKAVADMFRDTFNPYKPSVIEWPKLDPDTLRRVTSLPVWDIAVQTEGKARLRMAAYARLVEDPDMKDALSRNAWEENRHKEVLANMVAAYGIPLASEPPYIEPRDVEWAYMVTGFSECVDSFFAFGLFAIARKSAFFPPALIETFEPVMQEECRHILLFANWLAWYRATLPLWRRPWFEMRVLGVWMFLLYERIGMVTTFDADGNKHQQDNNFTVNGTKDVANVDVPLRDMLDMCLIENERRFAGYDARLLRPKLAPNLARFLRFFLKRTPNSAMLESQPGAA
- a CDS encoding ATP-dependent Clp protease proteolytic subunit, which produces MNGMQPKHRVRMDDEDPRDPDIPEPQGPETEEPDRNRTLSSPIGELESRLFDQRKVLVFGPINDKIARDVTGRLLALAGTSDKPIDVYVNSPGGHVESGDTIHDMIRFVDSIAPVNMIGTGWVASAGALIFAAGHKDRRFCLPNTRFLLHQPMGGVRGPATDIDIEAREIIKMRERLNRLFADVTGQPYDKVRKDTDRNYWMSAAEGIEYGLVTRVIDKISDLH